The following proteins are co-located in the Macaca thibetana thibetana isolate TM-01 chromosome 6, ASM2454274v1, whole genome shotgun sequence genome:
- the FTMT gene encoding ferritin, mitochondrial: MLSCFRLLSRHISPSLASLRPVRRCFALPLRWAPGRRPSDPRPIAPRRTLTAAASSGDPTCPAASSSRVRQNFHPDSEAAINRQINLELYASYVYLSMAYYFSRDDVALNNFARYFLHQSREETEHAEKLMRLQNQRGGRICLQDIKKPDQDDWKSGLHAMECALLLEKNVNQSLLELHTLASDKGDPHLCDFLETYYLNEQVKSIKELGDHVHNLVKLGAPDAGLAEYLFDIHSLGNENKQN, translated from the coding sequence ATGCTGTCCTGTTTCAGGCTCCTCTCCAGGCACATCAGCCCTTCGCTGGCGTCTCTGCGCCCCGTACGCCGCTGCTTCGCGCTTCCGCTGCGTTGGGCCCCGGGGCGCCGCCCCTCGGATCCCAGGCCGATCGCCCCCCGCCGCACCCTGACCGCAGCCGCATCCTCCGGGGACCCTACCTGTCCCGCAGCCAGCTCCTCTCGGGTGCGCCAGAACTTCCACCCCGACTCTGAGGCTGCCATCAACCGCCAGATCAACCTCGAGCTCTATGCGTCCTACGTGTACTTGTCCATGGCCTATTACTTCTCCCGGGATGACGTGGCCTTGAACAACTTCGCCAGGTATTTCCTTCACCAGTCCCGAGAGGAGACAGAGCACGCGGAGAAGCTGATGAGGCTGCAGAACCAGCGAGGAGGCCGGATCTGCCTGCAGGACATCAAGAAGCCGGACCAGGACGACTGGAAAAGCGGGCTGCATGCCATGGAGTGTGCTCTACTCTTGGAAAAGAATGTGAACCAGTCATTGCTGGAATTGCACACTCTAGCCTCTGACAAAGGTGACCCCCATTTGTGCGACTTCCTGGAAACCTACTACCTGAATGAGCAGGTGAAGTCTATCAAAGAACTAGGTGACCACGTGCACAACTTAGTGAAGCTGGGGGCCCCGGATGCTGGCCTGGCGGAGTACCTTTTTGACATACATTCCCTTGGAAATGAAAACAAGCAGAACTAA